The Limibacillus sp. genomic sequence GGGGTTTGCTCGAACTGGATAAGCAAGCGGCCCCGAATCCCGTAATTTCGACCATCGTTGAAGTGTCTACAATTGTCGACAAAGTTGGGCGCCTTCTTCGATTAGAAGGGCTTTGCCTGCATGCACACCCATTTCGTATGCATGCGTATACAGCATGGCTGACAAGAGGCTTCTGCGGATTGTGCGCCGCAGCATCGCTGCTTATCTTTTGGTCATAGAAAGAAGAGGAGAAGAGCCATGACCGCACTCGCCAGCAAGCTTCATCTGCATGTTCCCTCGCCGCTCGCGCTGTTGACCCGCGTTGCCAGGTTCTTCACCGCGATCGGATCGAGCTACGCGACGGCGCTTGTCGTGTCGCGCATGATTGAGAGGGACGGGACCCTGTCCGAAGACGGCCGCCGTCTTCTGGGCCTGGAGGAGTAAAGAGGCGTTCTCTCAGGAAAAGGAACTCAATGAAAAAGGCCAGAGCATTGCCCCGGCCTTTTCCTTTTCCGTCAGAGTTCCCGAAAAAAGCGATCAGGAGCAGCCCTCAACGCAGTTTCCTCCGGCGTCGAACGACAGGGTGCGCCCGCTCAAGGGGACATGGACCGGCATGTTGCTGGCCTTCATGAAGGCCTCGGTGCGGGTTCCCGCGATCACCTCGCCGCCCTTGGTCGCTTCCTCGTTGGCGTGAGAGGCGATGACCGAGGCCGGCTTCACCAGTTCGTTGACCACATAGGCCGCCTCGGTCGGACCGGTGGTGAAGGTGTCGCCGATGTTCATGACCGCGAGCTTCGCGCCGTAATGCCCGCGCACGACGAGATCCTGCTCGGCGGTGATGCCGGTGTCGCCGGAAAGGTAGACCACGAGACCGTTGGTGAAGGTCAGGACATAGCCGGTCGGCGGGCCGACATAGGCGGTAAGTCCGGCTTCGGCCATGTGCTCGCCCATCGGGCCGCCGATGAAGCCCGGGGCCAGCCCGTTCGAGTGCACGGCGGGCACCGTGGTGATCTTGACCCCGCCGATGGTCTGGCTGGCGCCGAAGCGCGCCAACAGGGACTTCTTGGGGTCGCCGCCGGCGGCCTTGAGCTTTCCGGCGAAGAAGCTCGGCATCTCGGACCCGGTGACGATGGTCGCGTCCTTGGCGACGGCGATCTCGACCGAGCTCGAGTGGGGCGTCGCGCTGACCGACATGTCCGGCTGTCCGCAGGCCCCGGCGTTCACCGCCGACGTACGGCTGTCACCGATATGGTCGCCGTGTACGTGGCTGACGAGAACTACGTCGATCTTGCCAAGACGCGGGTCTTCGGGACCCGCCACCGTGCGCCCGGCATCATAGAGAAGACGTGTGCCGTTCGGATCCTCGAAGACCATGGCGCGGTCGAGAAGACAGAACTCTCCTTCCTGTCCGCCGAGCGGCGTGACCTTCACGGTGTCCTGCGCGGCGGCGGCAAGCGGGGTGGCAAGCGCGAGCAGGGAGGCGAGGGCGGCTAAGCGACTTAGCATGAATGGCGTCTCCTTCTTTTGGTGTTCGATTTCCGTATCTACCCATGTAGTTCCGCTGTCCGCTCCTACCAGGGGGAGGGGCCGAAGGGTCGGTCATAGGATGGGCTGCTCCAAGACATTCTCAAGCGCGCTCCAGACCAGTCTGGCGGCGAGCAGCAGCAGTATGGCGCTCAAGACAGGCTTGAAGTAGCGCTCACCCAGGTGCACGAGGATCTGGCGGCCCAGCATGGTGCCTAGGAAGCCTGACAGGATCATGGCGGCCATCAGGAAAAGGTACGGCCCGAAGGCGAAGCCCAGAAAGCCGAACATGATGATCTTCAGGCCGTGCTGGATGGTCATGAGGGCCGAATGGGTTGCGACGTGTTCCAGCGGCGGCAGTTTCAGCGTCCTGACCATTGCCGCGACGAACGTGCCGGTGGCGCCGAAGAACATGGTCAGGAAGGTCGAGAATGCGCCGCCCGCGAAGACATGATGGCGTCCGATGGCCGGCAGCTTGCCCAGCACGGACCAGACGATGAAGGCCGCGATGGCGAACTGCACGACCCAGGGCGGAACCTGGATGAAGAGGACACCGCCGAGGGCGGCGCCCAGCAGGGAGCCGAAGCTGAAGGGCAGGATCATGGCCGTTTGAACCTGCCGCAGCATCAAGAGCGTGCGCCCCAGGTTGGAGCCGACCTGAACCACGCCGTGAACCGGGATCAGCGCCACCGGCGGCAGCAACACGGCCAGGAGGGCCAGCAGCATGATCCCGCCGCCAATCCCGAAAGCCGCCGTGATGAAGGAGGTGCCGAAGCTGGCCGCCACCATCGCAAGGGCCGCCCAAACCTCAACCTCGGCGGGGAGCCAAGCGAGGTCGGAGAGGAATCCGGCTTCGCTCACGCCCGGCTGCCCCCGGTCTGTCCGTCAGCGCTTGGCGGCATAGTAGGAAACCCGGCGCTCCAGGTAGGCGAAGAACTCCGAGATCGAGAAGGCGAGCCCGAAGAGCACGATCAGGACCGCCCAGAAGTGCGCCATGAGGAAGTTCGAGGAGTAGAGCTCGAACAAGGCGCCGAAACCGACGATCGAGATCAGCAACTGGCCGATGATGACGCCCTTGACCGCCCGGATGACGCCGATGCGGATGCCGCTCAGAATCTCGGGCAGGGCGGCCCAGATATATATCTTGAAGAAAGCGTCGCGCGGCGAGGCGCCGAAACAGCGGCCCATCTCGACCAGCGAGCGGTTTATCTGCAACAGTCCGGCGCGCGAGTTCAGGATGATGATCCATATGGCGAAGAGCGTGGTCGTGATGATGATCGACTTCATGCCGAAGCCGAACAACACCATCAGCACCGGCACCAGGGCGGTAAGCGGCGCGCTCAAGAAGATGTTGACCCAGGGCAGCAGCATCTCGTCCAGCAGCCGGTTCTTGCCCATCAGCACGCCGACCGGCACGCCGATCAGGATCGCCGCTGCGACTCCTGCAAGGAAGGCATAGGCCGTCTCGCTCAAGGCCTTGATGAAGGCATCGGTGCCGATGATCTCGAACAGCGTCCCGATGACCTCGGAGAGCGGCGGGATGAAGAAGGTCAGGTCCAACTGCCCGAATGCCTCCCAGATCAGGCCCCAGAGGATCAGCGATGACATCCCGGGGAGTTGATATCCAAAGATCTTCATGCCCTTCGCCGCCTATTCAACATAGCTTCTGAGCGAGGCCCAGATGCGGTCGACGATATCGAGATACTCGGAATCGCGCCGGATCGCATCCCGGTCCTTGTGGCGGAATCCGCTGGGCCTGATTATCTCAGACACCCGGCTGGGGCGCGGCAGCAGGATCGCCACCTGATCGGAGACATAGACCGCCTCCTCGATCGAGTGGGTCACGAAGATGAAGGTCTTGTTCTCCTCCTGCACCAGCTCCAATAGGTCTTCCTGGAACTTTCGCCGCGTCTGTTCGTCCACGGCGGAGAAGGGTTCGTCCATCAAGAGCACCTGAGCGTCGACCGAGAGCGCGCGCGCGAGGCCGACGCGCTGGCGCATGCCGCCGGACAGTTCGTGGGGGAAGCTCTCCTCGAAGCCCGCGAGGCCGACATGGCGGATGTACTTCTCGGCGATCGCTTCGCGCTCTGACTTCGCGATGCCGCGCAGCTCGAGGCCGAAAGCCACGTTGCGCATCACGCTGGCCCAGGGCAGCAGAGCGAAATCCTGGAACACGAAGGCGCGGTCGGGACCGGGCCCGGTAACCAGCTTGCCGCTGACCTCGACCTCGCCGCTGTCGGGTTGCAGCAGTCCGGCGATGATCTTGAGAAGCGTGGTCTTGCCGCAACCCGAGGGACCGAGCAGCGAGGTGAGCTGCCCGCGCGGAAACTCCAGGGAGAGGTTCTTGAGCGCTTCCACCTCGCCGTAGTTCTTCGAGATGTTCCGGGCTGAAACCGCGCTCTCCACCGAGAGCGTCTCGCCGGCATCCGGGCTTTCTTTAGTCGGAGATATAGCCAAGGTCGTTTCCTTTGAAGAGATAGCGCTCGAGCCTCTCAAGCAGGTTCAAGAACAGGACGGCCAGCAGGATGATCGAGAAGATCGCCGCATACATGCTGGGATAATCTGCAATGGAGCGGCTGTAGGTGATGATGTCGCCGACGCCGGTCGGGGTGATCTTGAGCTCGGAGAGGATCGCACCGATGAAGCCCGCCGAGATGCCGAGCCGAAGACCTGAGAAGATGATGGGCGAGGCGGCCGGAATGATGATCTTCAGAATGATGTCGCTGTCGCTGCCGAGGAAGGAGCGGCCCATCTCCTTGATCGAGGTCGGGGTGTTGCGCACGGCGCTCGCCGTGTTCAGCACGATGACCGGCATCGCCATGATGCAGACCACGGAGACCTTGGAGGTGAGCCCGATCCCATAGGCCATGACCAGCAGCGGGATGAGGGCGGCCAGCGGTGCTGCCTGCATCACGATGAAGATCGGCGAGAAGAACCAGTCGAACTTGGCCGACAAGCCGATCCAGAGCCCCGCGCCGATGCCCACGACCGCTGAAATTGCGATCCCGACCACGAGAGGGCGCAGCGTCTCCGCGTAGGCGGTGAAAAGCGAGCCGTCGAAGGTCAAGGCGACCAGCGCGGTCATGGACTCTATGAAGGTCGGAAAGGCATAGCTGACCGGGATGCGCCCCGCGATCTCCCACGCGCCGAACACGATGGCCGCGGAGAGCAGTTTCAGGGCGAGCGAGCGTTTGAGCATCGGGACAGGTTTCCTAGCCTTGAAAAGAAGCGAAAGGGAACGGCCGGCGGCCACAGGGTGGGGCCGCCAGCCGTCCAAGCGGGCTTACTTGGCCGCTTCGTCCAGGGGCTTCAGGTACCAGAAGTCCTCGATATTCAGTTCGGCCGGATCGCCGGTCAGCTGTCCGGCTGCCGAATACCACTCGATATCGGCCATGGCCGCCTTGCGGCCGCCGCCGTTCGGGTCGTAGAGGCCACCCTCCACGGCGTCCTTATAGAAGCCGTCCAGGCCGTCCAGGATCTCCTTGGGCAGCTGGCCGATCGGGCCGTCGGGATTGGTCTCCCGGGCGATGATCGTCGGGTCTTCGTTCATGTCCTGCCAGGTGCTGAGCAGGGCCTTGACGAAGATGTCCACCTGCGCCTCGTTCTCCTTGATCCAGTCGAGGTTGGCGAAGAGCGCCTCGTCGCTGGCGTCGACCTCGAACATCGGCAACACGTTGAACTTGTCGCCTTCCTGCTTCATCAGCTTGTTCTTGTTGGAGAGGTCGACGATGGTCGCGTCGGTCTGGCCGGCGATCAGCGCCACGATGCGGTTGGCCGACCCGGGCACGTAGGAGCGCTCCCCAAACTTGATGCCCAGGCGGTCTTCGATCACGTTCGCGATGGAATCGGTGCCGCCGCCGCGCGAGTGCAGCATGATCGGCTCGCCGTCCAGATCCTCGAGCTTGCTGTACTTCTTGGAGGTGACCGGGAAGAACTTCAGCTTGGAGAGCTGGAACACGATACGGATCGGGGCCTTTGATTTCTGCATGGCCGCATAGGGCGTGCCGAAGCCGATGTCCATCTGGCCGCTCAGGACCGCCTGGATGGCGAGTTCCTCGTCGGAGAAGGCCGTCCACTCATAGTCCAGCCCGTTCGCCTTGGCGCGCTCCAGCGCGACGAAGAAGGCTGCGAGTTCGTCCGAAGGCGTTTCCGCCAAGGCGATCCGGATCGTGTCGGCCTTCGCCTGGCCGAGGGTCACGCCCGCAACCAGCAGGACTGCGAAGAGACTCCCGGCGATTTTTTTAAGCAAATGCTTCATGGTCTTATCCTCCCTTGAGGTTGATGTTTTTTCTCTAGCTTCTTTGTTGCTCCTCCCGGTTTTCGGGAGGAGGGTCTTTTCTTCACCGCAGCGCGGCGGTCCTCGGTTCGTCCCGCCGCTCCAACAGGCCGCTCTCCACTTTCGTCAGATGCTTGCGCATCAGGGTCTGCGCGGAGGCGCTGTCGCGCTCCTCGATGGCGGAGACGATGGCGTCGTGCTCGTCGAAGGAGTGATGGTTCGCCGGAGGCGAGGAGGGCCCCTCGCGCAGCCGTCCCCAGACGACCGCCCGCCGCACCGCGTTCAGGTGATCGAACAGGGCCACGAGCAGGGTGTTGTGGGTCGCCTCGGCGATGGTCCGATGCAGGCGGTTGTCCCAGGTCTCGTATTGGCGCCAGCTTTTGGTCTCGCGCGAGCGCTCCAAACAGACGCGCATCTCTAAGAGATCGCCGGAGGTCGCGTGCAGCGCGGCCTCGGCTGCGATCTCCGGCTCGATCAGCAGGCGCGCGCGCATGACCTGCGCCGGATTGCTGTGCTGTGCGACTTCCGAGATCTTGGCGAGTTCGCTCTGCGGGCGCGCACCGATGAAGGTCCCCTTGCCGACATGCCGCCAGACCATCTTTTCCTGCTCGAGGACGGCCAGGGCCTTGCGCAGTTCGGCGCGTGACACGCCCTGCGTCTCGCAGAGCTCGCGCTCAGGCGGCAGCTTGGTGTCGCGCTTCAAGTCGTGCTGTGCAAGAAAGGCGCGAAGCTGGGTGAGAGCGCCTTGACCTTCGTCCATGAACCGGTGAACCCCTCGAAATCAAGACCAATCGCTTGACCAATCTTCTCTGATCATAATACCAATATGGAATTGGTTTCAAATCGGTTCTGAGGGCCTGCCGGGTCGTCGGAGCTGTTTCATGGCCTCGCCAGCCAAGCCCAAAGCCAGCCAGACCCTAAGCCAGCCAGGGAGCATCCTAGAACCATGAGCTATCTTTTCAGCCCGCCGGCCGTGCCGGCCCTGCCGATCCGCGGCAAGGACAGCCTCTTCCCGATCCACCGCATCTATTGCGTGGGCCGCAACTACGCAGCGCACGCGGTGGAGATGGGAGGTGACCCGGACAAGGAGCCGCCGTTCTTCTTTCAGAAGAATCCGGACAACCTCTTGGTCGGCGGCGGCAAGTTTCCCTATCCGCCCGCATCGAACGACGTGCACCACGAGATGGAGCTTGTGATCGCGCTGCATAAGGGCGGCAAGGACATCCCGGTGGAGAGCGCCCTGGATCATGTCTACGGCTATGCCGCCGGGCTCGACATGACCCGCCGCGACCTGCAGGGCGAGGCCAAGAAGGCCGGCCGCCCCTGGGAGGTCGGCAAGGCCTTCGAGCAGTCCGCGCCTTGCGGAGAGCTGGTCGCTGCCGAGGACATCGGCCACCCGACGGAGGGGGCCATCTGGCTGGACATCAATGGCGAGCGGCGCCAGACCGGCGACCTCAACCAGTTGATCTGGAAGGTGCCCGAGGTGGTCTCTTACCTCTCCGGGCTCTTCGAGTTGCAGCCGGGCGACCTGATCTTCACCGGGACGCCGTCGGGCGTCGGCGCGGTGGAGCGGGGCGACAAGCTGCACGGCCACATCGACGGCATCGGTGATATCGCCGTAGAGGTGGTCTGAGGCCCCCTGGCCTTTTTGCCCTGGTCATTCTCGATGGCGGCCCTAGCTGCCTCCTGATGGGGCGGCCCGCAATCGCCGCCCGTTCCGTGACTAGGGGAGCCATTCGATGTCGGATGAGAACAGCCTTGCCGTGATCGGCGCGGGCCTCGCGGGCCTCACCTGCGCCCGGGCATTGGCCGATGCCGGCCTCCGGGTCGAGGTTTTCGACAAGGGGCGCGGGCTCGGCGGGCGGCTCGCCACGCGGCGGATCGACGGCGGGCAGTTCGACCACGGCGCTGCGACCCTGACGGCGGAGCGCGCCGCCTTTGGCGCCTTCCTGGAGAGCAACCCCAGCGCCTGCGCCTGGCCTGAGGGTGGCGGCTGGGTCGGCGATCCCCGCATGAGCGCGCTGGTCCGGCCCCTGGCGGAGGGCCTGGATATCTCGAACTCCGTTGAGATCACCGGTCTCTCGAAGGACCCGGAGGGCTGGCGGCTTCAGACCTCGACCGGTGACCTTGACGGCCGCTACCGGCGTCTGGTGCTGGCGATCCCGCAGCCCCAGGCCGAAGCGCTGCTCCAGCCCTGGCCGGGCATGGCGTCGGCGGTGGCGAAGGCCGCCATGCGGCCCTGCTGGGCGGCGCTGGCGGCGTTCTCCGAGCCGCTGTCCCTCAAGGACCCTCTGCTACGCTTTACCGCCGGACCGCTGGCAAGCGCGATCCACGACAGCGCGAAGCCCGGGCGCGGCGGCGGGCTCGACTGCTGGGTTCTTCAGGCGCGCGAGGATTGGAGCCGCGAGCATCTCGAGCTTGAGAAGCCGGAGGCCGCGGAGCGACTGCTGGCGGCGTTCTTCGAGGCTGCGGAGGTCGCGCCGCGAAAACCGGCGCACCTGGCCGGGCACCGCTGGCGCTACGGTTTCACGGAGAGGCCCCTGGGCGAGCCCTTCCTCTTCAACGCGGAACTCGGGCTCGGGGTCTGCGGCGACTGGTGTCTCGGGGCGGATGCGGAGGCGGCCTACGACAGCGGCCGCGCTCTGGCCGCCGCGATCTGTCTTACCTGAGAGTCACGAGCCGCCGCGCCGCCGAAGCAAGGCGAAGACCATCGGCGCGAACAGGATCACGAGCAGGATCCTGACGACATGGTGGCTCGCCACATAGGCGACCTCGGCGTTCATGGCGAGCGCCACCAGGCTCATCTCCGCCAGACCGCCGGGCGAGTAGGCGAGCAGCACCTGCGCGATGCTCTGCTGGAAAAGCTGATGGAAGGCGAGCGCGAAGAAGGCCGTGATCGCCAGCATCAGGACGGAGGCTCCGAGGCTCAAAAGCAGCGCCCGGCCGACCGTCGAGGCCGCGCTTCCAAGGAAGCGGCAGCCGATCACCGATCCCAAGAAAATCTGCGCCACCATGACCAGTTCCTGCGGCGGCGGCGCGTGGGCGAGATTCGTCAGGTGAACGATCGCGCTCACCAGCATGGGCCCCAGCAGGTGAGGAGCGGGCAGGCGCAGCAGCTTGCCAAGGAAGAATCCGACGATGGCGCAGGCGGCGAGGATCGCGAGCTCCATCCCCGGGATCTCGGAGAAGGGAACGCCGAACTGGCTGCGGTCGCCCAGGTCATAGCCCGCGAAGACCCTGAAGTAGAGGGCCACCATGCAGACCACCACAAAGATGCGGCTGGCGTGCGCGAGCGCGATCTTGCGGTCGTCGCCGCCCATGTCCTTGCCGATCAGCAGCATCTCGTTGAGGCCGCCGGGCATGCCGGCGAAGTAGGCGGTCACCGAATCGAAGCCGCCCACCTTCCGGTAGTAGGGCACCACGATCAGGCCGGCCGCCAGAAGGTAGAGCCCAAGGAAGGAAAGGGAGAGCGCCCAGGCGTCCAGATGGTCGAGAATCTGGGGCGTGAAGCCGGAGCCCAGCATTACCCCCAGGACGGTGATCACGTAGGGCCGCACCTTCAAGGCGGGCAGGATCGGCGCCTTCAGGACGGCGGCGACGGTGTTGAAGGCCATGGCCCCCAGCATCCAGGGCAGCGGCATGGTCAGCCAGTTGAAAACGACGCCGCCGATTGTGCCAATGACCAACGCCAGGGCCATCTTGCCGAGGATGCGGGCGCGGTCCTGTTGCGCGGGCGTTTGGCTGTCCTCTTGCTGGTCTTCTGTTTCAGACATGCGCCTTGATTACACCGAACCCCGGAGGGCGCGCCAGATGCGTTCGGGCGTGGCAGGCATGTCGATATGGTGGACCCCCTTTTGTGAAAGAGCGTCGGAGACGGCGCTGATCACGGCGGGCAGCGAACCCACGACACCCGCTTCCCCGGCTCCCTTGACCCCCAGAGGGTTGGTCGGCGTCGGCACCGGGTGGCTCAGCACCCTGAGCGCGGGCAGGTCGCTGGCGCGCGGCATGGCGTAGTCCATGAAGGAGGCGGTCAGGAGCTGCCCGGAGCCTTCCTCGTAGACCAGCTGCTCCAACAGTGCCTGGCCCAAGCCCTGGGCGACGCCGCCCTGGATCTGCCCGGCCATGAGCAGGGGGTTGAGGACGCGGCCCACGTCGTCTGCGACCAGATAGCTGAGCACCTCCAGGCCGCCGGTTTCCGGGTCGAGCTCTACCTCGCAGATGTGGCAGCCGTTGGGAAAGCTGCAGTTCTGCGTGCTGTCGAAGGATTCGGCCGAGTAGCTGCGCTTGCGCTGGCGCGCCAGCTCTTGCAGCGTCAGGCCCCGGTCGGTCCCGACGATCAGGAAGCGCCCCTCTTCGAAGACGATGTCGGCCTCCGCCGCCTCCAGCTCTTCGGCGGCGTCCGGCTTGGCTTCGGCGATGATCTGCTCGGCCACCTTTCCCAGACTGACGCCGATGGCGGCTGCGCTTCTGGAACCGAAGGTGCCGGTCCCCTTTTCGATGACGCCGGTGTCGCCGTCACGGAACCGGATGTCCTCCACCTCGATCCCCAGGGTTTCGCCCAGCAGTTGGGCGAAGGTGGTGCGGTGACCTTGGCCGGTGTCGCTGGTCCCGACCCGCAGGTCGGCGCCGCCGGTCTCGTCGATGGTGAGGGCGGCGAACTCCGGTTGCGGGCTTCCGATAGGCCCGCCGGCGATCTCGATGGGGTTGGCGATGCCGAGTCCCCTCAGCTTGCCGCGCGCCGCCGACTCTTCGCGTCTGGCGGAAAATCCGGCCCAGTCCGCTTCTTTCAGGGCCTGTTCCATGACCGCCGGGAAGTCACCCGAGTCATAGCTGTAGGTGAGCGGCGTCTTATAGGGCATCTCCTCCGGCTGGATGAAGTTGCGCCGGCGTACCTCTGGCAGCTCCAGGCCGAGGTCGCGGGCGACGAGATCGCAGAGCCGCTCGATGATGTAGGTGGCTTCCGGCCGTCCGGCGCCCCGGTAGGGGGCCATGGATTGCGTGTGGGTATGGATGCCCTCGATCTCCACGAAGACCGGGCCGGTCTTATAGACGCCGACCACCGTCCCGATGTTGTTGACCATGGGGTTGGTGCCGGTCTGGCCCAGATAGGCGCCGATGTTCGCCAGGATGCTGACCTTGAGGCCTTTGAAGCGCCCGTCCTCGTCGTAGGCGATGGCGGCGGTGGCGATCTGCTCGCGGGCGTGGTTGTCGCCCAGGAAGGACTCCAGGCGGCTGGAGGTCCAGCGGACCGGGCGGCCCAATTCGCGCGCGGCGAAGAGCGCGAGGGCGTATTCGGGATAGGGGCCGTTCTTGATGCCAAAGGCGCCGCCCACGTCGCCGGAGACGACCCGGATCTTCTCGCGCGGCACGCCCAGGATCGCGGCCATGCCGTCGGCGATGCGGTGGGGCGCTTGGGTGCCGAGGTAGAGCAGGTAGCTCTCCTCCGCTGCGTCGTAGAGCGCCAGGGCGTTGCGGTTCTCCAGCGCCGCCGCCGCGACGCGGGAGATGTCGAGGCGCTGTTCCAGGCGGCGGGGCGCGGCGGCAAAGGCGGCCTCGGCCGCCTCCCGGTCGCCGAGCTCGACCCGGAAGGCGCGGTTGTCGGGCACCTCGTCCCAGACCGCGGGCGCGCCCTCGGCGATGGCGGCCTCCGGCGTCACCACCGCATCCTCGTCCTCGATATCCAGCTCGATCAACTCCAGTGCGTCCTCGGCGGCCTCGCGCGTCTCCGCGACCACGACGGCCAGCGGATCTCCGACATAGCGCACCCGATCGCTGCTCAAGGGATAGAAGGGCGGTGTGAAGAAGTCGCTGCCGTCCGGCTTGGGCGGTTTGGAGCGGGGCTCGAAACGTCCCATGCCTGCCGCTTTTATGTCCTCGGCTGTGTAGATCGCGAGCACGCCTGGGGCCTGCCGCGCTTCGGACGTCTCCAGCCTCTTGATCGCGCCGTTGGCCGCCGGAGAGCGCAGCACGGCCATGGCGGTTTCGCCTTCCGCTGTCTGGTCCGCGGTATAGCGGCCCTGACCCAGCAGCAGGCGGTCGTCCTCCAGCCGCACCTGGGATTGCCCGATCTTGAAGAGCATCGCTGTCGCTTCCTTAGTCTTGCATTTATCCTGCGCGCGTCCGGCGAGAACCCGGATCCGGGATCGGACGGCTAGAGAAGAGTCTAGGGCCCCAGGCCGTGAAAGCTACCGGGAGCGGGGCGGTTCGGCGCGTCAGGCCGCCTTGATGTTGGACCGTTGGATGTGGTCGAGGTTGCTGCCTTCGATGCGGATCAGGCGGGTCGGCGCGACCCGCTTGGGCGAGTGCACGTGACCGACCTTGTAGAAGTGGGCGTCGCCGGGCTTGAGGGTGTAGCTGCGCGCCTTTTCGACCAGGGCCGGTTCGTCGCCCGAGCCCGGCTTGACGATCTTCCAGTCGATCATCTCGGTGCTGCCCTCGGCCTGCCCATAGATCGCCCAGCTCGGTCCGTGGTCGTGCGGGTTGCCGATTGCCTCGCCGCTGTAGACATGGCCGCAGATGCAAAAGCCGAGATCGGGATCCTCGTAAAGCACTTCGCGGGGCGCTTCGCCCTCCGCGCGGTCCGGCAGGTGTTTGGCGACGAAATCCTTGTCCTTGAGGGCTTTGGAGACAAAGGCGCAGAGTTCCTCCGCGCAGTCCTCCACCGGCTTCTTGGAGAGTTCCGCCCGGATGTCGGCGGCGAGGTCGTTAAGGCTGTAGGGCATTCTCTTCGCGTCCTCCTGTTGATCCCTGTTGAAAGACCGTATTCCTAAGAATTCTAGAACGAAGGAGGTGACCCCTCCTAGAGCCAAAAGGCGCATTTTCCGTGGATTTAGCCCTCTCCAAATGGTTCCATCTCGCCCGTCGCACCGCACAGCGGGCGAGGAAGAAGAACAAGAGGCGGGAGGACGCCATGGAAATCCAATTGCTGGACGGCGGCATGGGCCAGGAGCTGACGCGCCGCAGCAGTCTGCCGCTGACCCCGCTCTGGTCGGCGCTGATGCTGCTTGAGGAGCCGGACTTGGTCGAGCAGCTCCATCTGGAGTTCATCGAGGCGGGCGCGCGCGTCGTGACCCTCAACAGCTATGCGGTCACCGGGCCGCGCCTCACCCTGGAAGGTGCGGGCGAGAGCTTTTCGGCCATGCAGGAGGCGGCCGTCTGCGCCGCGCTGCGGGCCCGTCAGCGCAGCGGACGTCCCGACGTCGCCATCGCCGGGTGCCTGCCGCCGCTGGTCGCCAGCTACCGGTCGGACGTGGTGCCCAGCTACGAGGACTGTCTTGCGGAGTACCGCCGGATGGTGGCCGCACAGGATGCGGGCGTGGACCTGTTTCTCTGTGAAACCCTGACGCGGGCGCGTGAAGTGCGCGCCGCGGTCGGGGCTGCGCATGAAAGTGGCAGGCCGGTGTGGTGCGCCCTGACGGTGGATGACGCGGACGGCAGCCGTGCGCGATCCGGTCAGAGCCTGGGGGAACTGGCGACGGTCGCCGCGGAGGCGGGGGCGCAAGCGCTGCTGATCAACTGCTCGACGCCTGAGGCCACGACCACCGCGCTGAAGACCTTGAGAGGCTGCGGCCTGACGCTGGGCGCCTA encodes the following:
- a CDS encoding NAD(P)-binding protein, with protein sequence MSDENSLAVIGAGLAGLTCARALADAGLRVEVFDKGRGLGGRLATRRIDGGQFDHGAATLTAERAAFGAFLESNPSACAWPEGGGWVGDPRMSALVRPLAEGLDISNSVEITGLSKDPEGWRLQTSTGDLDGRYRRLVLAIPQPQAEALLQPWPGMASAVAKAAMRPCWAALAAFSEPLSLKDPLLRFTAGPLASAIHDSAKPGRGGGLDCWVLQAREDWSREHLELEKPEAAERLLAAFFEAAEVAPRKPAHLAGHRWRYGFTERPLGEPFLFNAELGLGVCGDWCLGADAEAAYDSGRALAAAICLT
- a CDS encoding AbrB family transcriptional regulator; the encoded protein is MSETEDQQEDSQTPAQQDRARILGKMALALVIGTIGGVVFNWLTMPLPWMLGAMAFNTVAAVLKAPILPALKVRPYVITVLGVMLGSGFTPQILDHLDAWALSLSFLGLYLLAAGLIVVPYYRKVGGFDSVTAYFAGMPGGLNEMLLIGKDMGGDDRKIALAHASRIFVVVCMVALYFRVFAGYDLGDRSQFGVPFSEIPGMELAILAACAIVGFFLGKLLRLPAPHLLGPMLVSAIVHLTNLAHAPPPQELVMVAQIFLGSVIGCRFLGSAASTVGRALLLSLGASVLMLAITAFFALAFHQLFQQSIAQVLLAYSPGGLAEMSLVALAMNAEVAYVASHHVVRILLVILFAPMVFALLRRRGGS
- a CDS encoding xanthine dehydrogenase family protein molybdopterin-binding subunit — protein: MLFKIGQSQVRLEDDRLLLGQGRYTADQTAEGETAMAVLRSPAANGAIKRLETSEARQAPGVLAIYTAEDIKAAGMGRFEPRSKPPKPDGSDFFTPPFYPLSSDRVRYVGDPLAVVVAETREAAEDALELIELDIEDEDAVVTPEAAIAEGAPAVWDEVPDNRAFRVELGDREAAEAAFAAAPRRLEQRLDISRVAAAALENRNALALYDAAEESYLLYLGTQAPHRIADGMAAILGVPREKIRVVSGDVGGAFGIKNGPYPEYALALFAARELGRPVRWTSSRLESFLGDNHAREQIATAAIAYDEDGRFKGLKVSILANIGAYLGQTGTNPMVNNIGTVVGVYKTGPVFVEIEGIHTHTQSMAPYRGAGRPEATYIIERLCDLVARDLGLELPEVRRRNFIQPEEMPYKTPLTYSYDSGDFPAVMEQALKEADWAGFSARREESAARGKLRGLGIANPIEIAGGPIGSPQPEFAALTIDETGGADLRVGTSDTGQGHRTTFAQLLGETLGIEVEDIRFRDGDTGVIEKGTGTFGSRSAAAIGVSLGKVAEQIIAEAKPDAAEELEAAEADIVFEEGRFLIVGTDRGLTLQELARQRKRSYSAESFDSTQNCSFPNGCHICEVELDPETGGLEVLSYLVADDVGRVLNPLLMAGQIQGGVAQGLGQALLEQLVYEEGSGQLLTASFMDYAMPRASDLPALRVLSHPVPTPTNPLGVKGAGEAGVVGSLPAVISAVSDALSQKGVHHIDMPATPERIWRALRGSV
- a CDS encoding homocysteine S-methyltransferase family protein translates to MEIQLLDGGMGQELTRRSSLPLTPLWSALMLLEEPDLVEQLHLEFIEAGARVVTLNSYAVTGPRLTLEGAGESFSAMQEAAVCAALRARQRSGRPDVAIAGCLPPLVASYRSDVVPSYEDCLAEYRRMVAAQDAGVDLFLCETLTRAREVRAAVGAAHESGRPVWCALTVDDADGSRARSGQSLGELATVAAEAGAQALLINCSTPEATTTALKTLRGCGLTLGAYANGFTSVEALEPGGTVEVLEARKDLGPGSYARHALDWVEEGASIIGGCCEIGPTHIAELARQLTAAGHSISAPLKAAG